The following DNA comes from Xiphophorus hellerii strain 12219 chromosome 5, Xiphophorus_hellerii-4.1, whole genome shotgun sequence.
CAGTTTTCACCAACTGAAGCCGTTAACGGCAAGGAGCCGTTCAAAAGACCCGAATCGTTCGTGAACGACACATCAATACTCTCAGGAGGAATGACTTAGCTTCCTCCGATCACATAAGTAATCCTGACGTTGTTTCTTTCCACCGGTATCTTCAGTATTTCTTTTGAGTGACCCGGTTTTAAGCACcttatccattattatttttaaacataagtCGTCTAGTAAGCTAGCTGTAGCGTCGCACTTTGAGCTGACGTCACGGCAAATAAACGGTCGTTTGCATGCAGTACCTTGTAAGCCACTAGGGGGCGCCCGCGGGCCACTAGTCTGATCTAGAACACTAATCTGGTGAGGTTTGGGTTTAAAATGTGGACTCACCGTCAGCCCTGAATGCAGACAGGATCGGTGCGGCGATCAGTTCCTCCACGGAAGACTCCATCCTCCTCTCCCCATCGATCACCCAGGGAGTCTGAGGCAGGCTGCGGCAGAACTTGTTGTACCTCCCTGACCGGTGGGGACGCGGGGTTAGAACAGTTTTCCCACCGTAAAATTCAAGAATGTTTCAAGCATTTTAAagataagttttcacatttttccagcACAACGTTTTGGaggtaaaattaataaatcaattaagtttatttgtatagcaaatTTCAGCAATACGGCAGTTCAAAGCACAACATACAGTCAACGATAATTGAGGAAATCAGtaacaaacataacattttaatggGTGCCATCACCATTAAACGTTAAAATGTTTATCTATGCTATATGACATTTATTATGGTTATTGATCATGTTTTGTGATAGTATTCTACAGCAAGGACaaggtaaactaaaatataacaacatTTTATGCTTTGAAATGTCTGGTCCAAGAACAAAATaccaaattaacaaaaaatccTTCAATTTCAATAACGCTGTTTAACATATATAAGATAATTCAACCTTTATTTCAATAACACAGATCAATAAGTCAATGAGTCAATAGGAATAATAAACATTCATTACAGTGAAACAATCGAAGCAAATTGTGTTAAGGTAAATGACATTCCCCCTCAAATTAATACTacaaagaaagtttaaaaaaaaataaaaaaaatattcttgctacgttttctggcattttgcaaatagaaataattttggtagttctaactgacctaaaagaTAGAATGAAAGTAGAAATGTAACATGTAAACATGTAAAGAAAGGTTCTTATTGTCTTGCTTTACCTGCTATGAAGACAGAGACGTGAAGACACTGGATGTCCTGAGGGGTGCAGCTGCCGCTCGGCTCTGATGGTGGACAGGGGTAATGCCTGgaacaagaaaagaaacacaaaaaagcaatagatgttaaacaaaacactttgtaGAGACAACCCATTTCAGCGCTACTTACTCTAAAAACTTCACATCTGAGATCTTCTCCAGAGCTTTGACCACAGCCATGCGGGTAAACACCGACTGtagaagaaatgaaaagcatCGTAGATGAAGAGGCATCAAACACAGCATCAGTGATGTACAGAAACTGGACTCTGGCATCAGTGGACCAGAagttaaaggggacctattatgcaaaattcacttttttatgttttttacttgTATTTGAGTCctaactgcttctaaaaacaacccaagtgttaaaaaaacaaacattcagccATTATTtggtttcaaaaacctcctaaTCACATGCGACTGGCACTGcaccattacctagcaaccctagccCAGCCAAATTCTGTTATCTAGCAATGcaagctgagttccagcacatttggtcagatGGTTTTACTGCTCTATTTGCtgtacaacggctgctggaaaagacaagtgttttgttgttgacttggcatccagaaaccacttgctgcttgttgttggttgtgcaggaggctctactaatgcttttcaaaggtgtgagttgtataattgtgtatctgtttgcagccatttttaagttaaagtgtaaatgttgagttgggagTGTGGCTAgtagcagcttatttggatttaaagtgacaggaggccctaaaacagctaaTTCCAATCAGACTAAAGTCTCGTTATCTAAGAATGACTTAGATAACGTTGTCCATGGATAACATCTTTACCTGTTTGTTCTTGGTGGGTTTGAAGCAGCCAGGACAGCATTTGGCTCTGCAGGATGAAGAGGATTAAAAGCAGgcagaataaaaatctgaaacttctGTGCAAGTCTGCACTGATCACTATTTTATCTCTGTTCAATCAAAATGATTTGTTGTTCAATTTTACGGCTGGTGTCTCAGGAACtttgatttccatttttgtttaacaCTGCAGGAATGTGACAGGTTTTGGAGTTGAGGACTCACAGGAAGTGGCAGTCAGATTCTGTGTCTGGATGAGTGAACTCCACACCGACCTCAAACGGACTCTGAAACAATAACAGGAATGACCAATAACTGAACacatgttttgaaaatattatctTCTGTGTAGTATTCGTTACCCAATCGATGCGTATACAATTACAATACaatactttaacatttttgaattctgcacctaatttatcacataaaatcccaacaaattACGTTGAAGTGGAGCAACTTCTGTTTTGTATAACTTTTTgtcttctgtttcacttttatttttattaaattaattaattataattttcaatCCAATATTATTTGAATAGACTCTCAGTTTTGTTTCCACAGGCGGTGTTTTTTATGATTGGATCTCACCTACCTTGCTAACCACAGCCACACCCTCCAGCTGTTTTGTGACCAGACCCTGCATGATCCACTTGAAGGCCTCCTTCACCTGGATGACATCATCTTTATCGAGCACTAAACCTTTCTGTCTGTAAGACCAAACCAACTCAGATTGTCCAAAACTTTGGAGACATTaatgttcaaaatgttcaaCACAAGATCAATTCTCTCACCTGACTTCCTTCTTCACATGGAGCCAACAGGAGTGCTGAAGAGGTAAAGAATAAAACTTTAGCATACGATTATTTTGGGATGGAAGAACAGAGTGGGTTTGTCTCAGGTGCACTGACCTCACGCACACAGAGCTGAGCCGGCAGAGAGACGGACAACACAAGGGTGTCAAACTCGTAGTTTTGGGCCTTCACTGTTTCAGCAATCTGTGGAAACGCAGCAGCTGATTTTAACTTTAGGACAATATGAGAAatgatcacattttaaaacctagtaaaagtaaaagctgcagtatgcaaattttatttttaaaaaacgtgGTGATAGTTTGGTATGagacataatctgtgaaaagatcgatctcctccaccttctccatGTGCTACTACTTAGCGCCGTCAATCACCCTCTGTGTAGTGCTGCTCATGCCTCCTCTCTCCACTGCActctgctatgctgcagctagcacaacctgttgtgaatgctaaggctagttagcatggccacagacaatgtttttttttttgcaactgcaAGTTGTTTCTCAGTCACTAGGACATTTTACAGCATATTCGcaagattgattgacagcgctaagatcctcctctttgctctgattggttgtttttgtttgggggCAGTACAGGGAGGAGGATAAGGAGATCAATCTTTTTACttataacaaactgtcacaacatggtgatagttttaacaaatatgtaaaaaaaaaaaaaatgtttttaaaaaaaattaaagttacatactggGACACTATACTTTAAAGTATATTTCTTGGATTAAAACACAACTGACAAGTCAAAAATGCTCTGGGAAGtggcagaaatgacaaaataaaagtccaagattaaagagaaaacacaatatatttGAATTGTTTGCCTAATAATGTGCAGTAAAGCACACAAACGttacatactgcacctttaattaaaaagtagagaataatttttaacaaatgcaAACCTTTATTGCCTGATCTGGGCCACATAAATCCTGCAGGATTCCCAAACATAAGGCACACACACTTGACTCCTCCTTCTTCAGCGTTACCATGGCAGCATCGTCTGTTTCTGACTGAACCGCCTCTGTGGGATCCAGTTTGGCCCTTTTACAGGGAGGGTCTTCAACAGTTTGAGACGACTCAGTATCATGGGGCTTGATGTCTGCTGAATCCTGtactttgttgttttccttctccaTAATGAAAGTCTGAAGCTCTTTAAGAGTCTCCtgcaaaatatgaaacaatcaGTAGGCTGTTGCTTTGGTTAGCTGGGTTGGAcacacacaataataatttcCAACAGAAATAAGCTGGAACCAGCAGAATCGGATGCATCCCTACATGCTGTGCTTGTCGATAAGCAGCCTGGACGCTCACACAGCAGAACCTGAGGACACAGCGAGCGCAGCAGCCGGCTGACAAAAGCTTCTGAACGATAGGTTTGTCCTTCTCCTTCAGCGGCAGCATCACTGCTGGCTGCAGGACGGAAGAAAGCACAGTGGTCAAGATACTACAAGAgacttttcattaaataaattcaatacaaaaaaaagcagaactctgtttttaaaattgcatttgGATTAAAGTCTTTTGAAAGGTTTTCAAAACTGGATCTGGTGTAAGAAAGATTTCTAACACAAAGGCTTTaagttttaatataataaaatttggTCTTCTAATAGGGAATGAAGATTTCAATTAATAACAATTTGATCCTTCTAACTAcgttttttattcaaaaatctaaaaaataatataatattatgtACATTAGGTCTTCTCAAAGCATACATGGTCTTAAGGTGCTTCTTAAGATCAATTTTTATCTGATGGCATTTAAGtcttttgatttattgtaattgtggtaaattagtttattattgTTGTCTCAATTGTAAATAATGCATTTACTGATttctgtacagcactttggtgctggttgaactttttaaaaagtgatttataaatacatttgacatggaaaaatagtgaaataattttattcaagAAAGTACTTAAACAAAACTGCTCATAGCAAAACGTTAATATctgaaaagcttttattttgcacataGCAATGGGTAAAAACGTCACTCCAGGCCTTTGTGTAATTTTTCTCTCACTTGACAATTATTGCATTACTTTGAGTTGGTCtcttgcaaaaaataaaaatctaaatgcaaCACATGATCAGCGATATACTTCCGGCATAAACAAATAGGGTGAAAGTAGTAACTCATTAGCACATTTCCATTAATGCATCCATTTATTGTGTCTTTGGAACAGCAGGACCTAACCGTGTTTACATCATTCCTGCAAAAGGTCAGAAGGTAGTTTTATTGCTTGATCTTATTTGTTCATCTGCTTCAAGAGCACGACCACGTTCAAAACTCTGATAATTAGCAAACAGTAAGTCTTGGAAATTCAAATCTTTTGAAAACTGGACCGTATACTTGATAGTAAGCTCATGATGAAACCTCTGAAATGAACCTACCTTATACGGAGTTTATTTTTGgagaataaaaagaaaccaaacagcGTTTAGTTTTCAGTGAAACGCAGTTTTCTGCATGTCTGCGTCCACAGTCCAAACTAATCAAGCTGGATAAGCATCACGAGCTAATATCCGTCTTAATGAAAGGTTTTTAACTACTTTTGaggcatatttttatttgtaagtatATACATGTGGAACAAATATgtcaataaaatcatttaagagcaacaaaaaacataatttttgtttatcaCTCGACACGTACTGCCTGATTACGTCATCTTCATGCGCCGGGGATTTGACAGCCGGatcctccctctctctgcagCAGCCGGTGACTCTGGAAGTTTCTGACGGCGGACCCGGGGAACACGCCTCAATCCAAGTCCATCCGAGGCCGAACCGCGAGGTTTCACCCACTGGGCCTCATCCATTCCTCTCTAAAGTTTACCGTTAACATTTCCCATCGTATATAAAGACGAAATGCCCGAACTCATGGCGGTACCAAAGGGATCAAGTGGAGGCCACAACAAAGGAGGGGCGTATGTGGACCGAGACAAGCCGGCCCAGATCCGCTTCAGCAATATCTCTGCGGCCAAAGGTGGGCtgaaatgttaaacatatgttTGGACCTGATTATAGTGTTCGGGTTGTACCTCAGCTCGGCTCGGTTCAGGTTGGGCCGGGTTCGGCACCGTTATTTTGGGTCTAACGGAAGCTTCCTCCGGGCCTGAAATATCTTGCGTGTTCCCCATGCTGAAGTGAAGTATATCTCCTCAGGATAAAcattaataaagttaaaaaatatttggatcTTCTTATATTGGATGAGTTTTGATTTGGTGCTGATCATCATGACTCAACGATCTCAAAACATTACCTTAGCTGAATGACTAAAGTGCATcctatgtattttttattattattaactcgTTAAATGTTGCATAATTTTGTTCTTCAGTggcaaaaattaatttagattgtcattttaaatgcaCTTAATGCATCaatcattttaaaggtttttaaatcacttttcaTACAACAGAAAATGCATCACAAAATGCATGGCAGAAACCAAAGAAACCTATTTCTCCACCCTGGTActcagttttaaatgttgtaattctCTTGAGTAAGTAGTTTTGAAGACATTGTATCATATCTCCTAatgattgttttgttgtattcaCTGTTGatcttaatttttcatttaaattaactaTTTAAGGTCCTTCTAGGATAGGTGTTAATTCTCAATTCTTTCATTGTTTCATAttagaaatgtgaatttttctCAATATCTTAACTATTTGATTCCAATTTTTAGTGTCCCAATTAGATtcagaaacaatttttaattcagaaactctggagattttgtttaaattatgtgactAGTGAGGAAAagactgtaaataaatacaacattgatttaaaacaattttacacGGCTTCATACTGAATCAAATTccatcagtttatttaaaaaaaagtttgtgaatCAAATTCTGCAACTTAAATTACCAGCATTAGGTTAGCCTTACTGCATCGGTttttcttgaataaaaaaatatgaaagaattattgaaaatataattatacaaaaaaaaataggtcAAGTCAGTTTATTTACTTATATAGCATATTAACAACAGCCTCAGCTGATCACAGTGCTTCACAACAACCACAAGTAGATAAAtgataaagtgaaaaatgaaatgattggtaaaaataagacaattataaaattggcaaaaaataccaaaaactaataatatgaataaaagtCAAGACATACTTTCAGCTGCAGTGATTTCCCCCAAAAACTCAAATAAGTGAAGTACTAATATCcaccttattttttttaatctggtgTTGATGGCCAACACCagataaaccaaataaaaaaattaagcagaCAAAACCGATTTTTGAATCGATTCAGAATCCCCTGAACTAGGTATTGTGACTCTCTAGAGAGCTgatttttataatgtttttcttttctgcattaCAGAAATCATAAGGGTGATAAATTCTCATGATTTCCTTTAAGAAGAATATTTTCCCCAGCTTTCTCTGTTCTGACTCGTCGTGTGTTTGATTGACAGCTGTTGCAGATGCTATCAGAACCAGCCTGGGACCCAAAGGAATGGACAAGATGGTGAGTCagacatattttctttaactGGTGTCTTTATTTAACGAGGTTCATTAAGCGGAGGCGTTGTTGTTTCAGATCCAGGATGAGAAAGGCGATGTGACCATCACCAACGATGGAGCCACCATCCTGAAGCAGATGCAGGTGCTTCACCCGGCTGCCAAAATGGTGAGATGGaaactttgctttgtttctgttttcatgatctgacaacaaaaaatgaatttcCCGTTGGAGTGAAATTaacccagtgtgtgtgtgtgtgtgtgtcagctggTGGAGCTGTCCAAAGCCCAGGACATTGAGGCTGGAGATGGCACCACCTCTGTGGTGGTGATTGCTGGCGCGCTGCTGGATGCCTGTTCCAAACTGCTGCAGAAAGGTAAAAACCTCAGAACCGAGAAAAACAATGCTGCCATGTTTAGATGTTTGTTACTGCAACTAACAGtcattttagtaatcgattattctgatgaccaatcagagacaaaattggcacatttggctgatttttcatttaaaaaatatgcaaataaacaattcaattcctttttgaataataataaaaaaaaacaatttattgcctaaaatgtaattatgtagCATTTAATTAGtgtgtttgatcatttgtagcaaaaaacccccaaaaacctccaaacatcaacatgtgtGAAGCTCGGTCCTTTGGTCGACTTAACATCAGTACTTTGTAGAGTTGATCTGTTATGTTTTGGATTAGCTGATTAATGAACAAAATATGCttaatttatagatttatttatagtttaataTATTTCAATGTGCCTTCTTTTACTTTATATtcagtataaatatttaaattactaAGAAATTTCCCTTTgagaatcaataaagtatatt
Coding sequences within:
- the pus10 gene encoding tRNA pseudouridine synthase Pus10 isoform X1, whose protein sequence is MLPLKEKDKPIVQKLLSAGCCARCVLRFCCVSVQAAYRQAQHETLKELQTFIMEKENNKVQDSADIKPHDTESSQTVEDPPCKRAKLDPTEAVQSETDDAAMVTLKKEESSVCALCLGILQDLCGPDQAIKIAETVKAQNYEFDTLVLSVSLPAQLCVREHSCWLHVKKEVRQKGLVLDKDDVIQVKEAFKWIMQGLVTKQLEGVAVVSKSPFEVGVEFTHPDTESDCHFLAKCCPGCFKPTKNKQSVFTRMAVVKALEKISDVKFLEHYPCPPSEPSGSCTPQDIQCLHVSVFIAGRYNKFCRSLPQTPWVIDGERRMESSVEELIAAPILSAFRADGFNFSSSGREDVDVRTLGNGRPFAMELLNPHRSRFSKVEMKQLQETINKSSDKIRVRDLQIVTREAMSRMKEGEEEKTKSYTALVWTQKSIENEDISFINDIKDLTLDQKTPLRVLHRRALAIRQRVIHSMNVRFVDSHHFYLGLKTQAGTYIKEFVHGDFGRTKPNLCLLLKTDTDILELDVEVRNVTHIKEVKGDL
- the pus10 gene encoding tRNA pseudouridine synthase Pus10 isoform X2, giving the protein MLPLKEKDKPIVQKLLSAGCCARCVLRFCCVSVQAAYRQAQHETLKELQTFIMEKENNKVQDSADIKPHDTESSQTVEDPPCKRAKLDPTEAVQSETDDAAMVTLKKEESSVCALCLGILQDLCGPDQAIKIAETVKAQNYEFDTLVLSVSLPAQLCVREHSCWLHVKKEVRQKGLVLDKDDVIQVKEAFKWIMQGLVTKQLEGVAVVSKSPFEVGVEFTHPDTESDCHFLAKCCPGCFKPTKNKQSVFTRMAVVKALEKISDVKFLEHYPCPPSEPSGSCTPQDIQCLHVSVFIAGRYNKFCRSLPQTPWVIDGERRMESSVEELIAAPILSAFRADGFNFSSSGREDVDVRTLGNGRPFAMELLNPHRSRFSKVEMKQLQETINKSSDKIRVRDLQIVTREAMSRMKEGEEEKTKSYTALVWTQKSIENEDISFINDIKDLTLDQKTPLRVLHRRALAIRQRVIHSMNVRFVDSHHFYLGLKTQAGTYIKEFVHGDFGRTKPNLCLLLKTDTDILELDVESVDVDWPPPIPE